Proteins found in one Quercus robur chromosome 2, dhQueRobu3.1, whole genome shotgun sequence genomic segment:
- the LOC126712110 gene encoding protein OSB1, mitochondrial-like, whose product MNTQRFGALIRNAKRFYSSSPAITRPEKFFSADDGEAGSSVFRHALKFQRPATIMWKWNKQLLNSGSFIGTVELPLKIMDTRKTGRFGVHTKLSVNSSPDDSNRTVRILLLMWDEMAEMSLQHLKPNDFIYVSGPLGCYTKAYEDGDLRTHYKVTVEELNYVARDGQGPTSQKVEESQLGAGRADLAGYENRNYLWQVFFTNPYEWRDLRKRKVNPRQPDFTHKDTGEALWLSPNDPPWIKRQLQLLDTKMAEQGQGDFGLRSRVSMWVYDE is encoded by the exons ATGAATACGCAACGTTTCGGAGCCCTAATCCGAAACGCGAAGCGGTTCTATTCGTCCTCACCCGCGATCACTAGACCAGAGAAATTCTTCTCCGCCGACGATGGCGAAGCCGGGAGCTCGGTTTTCCGGCACGCCCTGAAATTCCAGCGGCCGGCGACGATCATGTGGAAGTGGAATAAGCAGTTGCTGAACTCCGGTAGCTTTATTGGGACCGTCGAGCTTCCTTTGAAGATTATGGACACAAGGAAAACCGGTCGCTTTGGCGTTCACACTAAGCTCTCCGTCAATTCCTCCCCCGACGATTCCAATCGCACGGTTAG GATACTACTGTTGATGTGGGACGAGATGGCAGAAATGTCTCTACAACATTTGAAACCAAATGATTTTATCTATGTTTCAGGTCCTTTAGGGTGTTATACAAAGGCTTATGAGGATGGAGACCTCAGAACACATTACAAG GTCACAGTCGAAGAATTGAATTATGTTGCCCGAGATGGCCAAGGCCCAACCAGCCAGAAAGTCGAGGAGTCGCAATTAGGAGCAG GTAGAGCTGACTTGGCGGGGTATGAAAACCGCAATTACTTGTGGCAAGTGTTTTTCACCAATCCATATGAATGGCGGGATTTAAGGAAACGTAAGGTAAATCCAAGACAGCCAGATTTCACACACAAGGATACTGGTGAAGCTCTCTGGTTGAGTCCAAATGATCCTCCATGGATTAAAAGGCAACTCCAGTTGCTTGATACAAAAATGGCAGAACAAGGCCAAGGTGATTTCGGTTTGCGTTCCCGTGTCTCCATGTGGGTTTATGATGAGTAG